Proteins from one uncultured Anaeromusa sp. genomic window:
- the acpS gene encoding holo-ACP synthase, with protein MRIIGIGLDLVEVDRVAKAIERPRFVERVYTPGEIAACEGRGAGRTASYAARFAAKEAFLKALGTGLRGGTLQDVEVLNDALGKPKLVVHGFFGELAAKHGVVDIHLSLTHTRMYAAAQCLLWGTEGLDHASSDGSADAGLRSNHH; from the coding sequence ATGCGCATTATTGGTATCGGGTTGGATTTAGTGGAAGTGGACCGGGTGGCCAAAGCCATTGAGCGGCCCCGCTTTGTAGAACGAGTATATACGCCGGGGGAAATTGCCGCCTGCGAGGGGCGCGGCGCTGGACGAACGGCTTCCTATGCAGCTCGCTTTGCCGCTAAGGAAGCATTCCTCAAGGCTTTGGGTACAGGTCTGCGCGGCGGTACGCTGCAGGATGTAGAAGTGCTAAATGATGCATTAGGCAAGCCTAAGCTGGTAGTGCACGGCTTTTTTGGAGAATTGGCAGCCAAGCATGGCGTTGTCGACATTCATTTGTCTTTGACGCATACAAGAATGTATGCGGCTGCGCAATGCCTTTTATGGGGAACGGAGGGGTTAGATCATGCAAGTAGCGACGGCAGCGCAGATGCGGGCCTGCGATCAAATCACCATTGA
- a CDS encoding NAD(P)H-hydrate dehydratase, whose protein sequence is MQVATAAQMRACDQITIEKYGFPGQMLMEHAGAAVTRHMSQVFSGLAGKKVLFFCGKGNNGGDGFVAARHALCQNAKVKVFLAASEEMVTGDARFHLELLRRYGGEVIVLREERDWEKARLSILFADVLVDALVGTGFRGVLGEELARAARLMNQSGLPVWAVDLPSGVEADTGQVSPDAVQAAYTVTFALPKPGLLFYPGAACTGGWMAADIGMPPEVLDGVGIQQQLTTAAFVRQLLPTRPEDAHKGTSGRVLVAAGSLSFCGAACLAAEGAVRAGAGLVTLATPASLQPTAALKLTEVMTRPLPEAADGGWHSEAAERLLEWAGSMNALAIGPGIGRQESTLACVRQVARAVETPLVVDADGLYAFCGQAEILAGRKVPAVLTPHPGELAALLECSAAEVNADRLGIAKLAAEAWQAVVVLKGAGTVIAAPGGEAWINPTGNAGMATGGCGDVLTGIIASLLGQGMAPDAAAVAGVYLHGLAGDIVAETGRIGMAAGDIVAALATARHALTEKTV, encoded by the coding sequence ATGCAAGTAGCGACGGCAGCGCAGATGCGGGCCTGCGATCAAATCACCATTGAAAAATATGGCTTTCCTGGTCAAATGTTAATGGAACATGCCGGCGCGGCGGTGACGCGTCATATGTCGCAGGTCTTTAGCGGGCTGGCAGGTAAAAAAGTGCTTTTCTTTTGCGGTAAGGGAAATAATGGAGGCGACGGCTTTGTGGCTGCGCGCCATGCCTTGTGCCAAAACGCGAAGGTGAAGGTTTTTCTGGCGGCGTCCGAAGAGATGGTCACCGGAGACGCTCGGTTTCATTTGGAACTTTTGCGCCGTTATGGAGGCGAAGTTATTGTGCTGCGCGAAGAGCGGGACTGGGAAAAGGCGCGGTTGAGCATTCTCTTTGCGGACGTTCTGGTGGATGCTCTTGTAGGTACTGGGTTCCGAGGTGTGTTGGGGGAAGAACTGGCTCGAGCGGCTCGGCTGATGAATCAAAGCGGGTTGCCGGTTTGGGCGGTAGATTTGCCTAGCGGCGTGGAGGCGGATACAGGTCAAGTATCTCCAGATGCGGTGCAAGCGGCCTATACGGTTACTTTTGCCTTGCCCAAGCCAGGGCTGCTTTTTTATCCTGGCGCTGCCTGTACAGGCGGCTGGATGGCGGCGGATATAGGCATGCCGCCGGAGGTGCTGGACGGAGTCGGGATTCAGCAGCAGTTGACTACGGCTGCGTTCGTGCGCCAATTATTGCCGACCAGGCCGGAAGATGCTCATAAAGGAACTAGCGGCAGAGTGTTGGTGGCGGCAGGAAGCTTGTCTTTTTGCGGCGCCGCCTGCCTAGCGGCGGAAGGGGCTGTGCGCGCCGGCGCCGGTTTGGTTACGTTAGCGACGCCTGCGTCCTTGCAGCCCACAGCAGCTTTGAAGCTGACAGAGGTGATGACAAGGCCGCTGCCGGAGGCGGCAGATGGCGGCTGGCATAGTGAAGCGGCGGAGCGCCTGCTGGAGTGGGCTGGTTCGATGAATGCCCTGGCCATAGGACCTGGCATAGGCAGGCAAGAAAGCACCTTGGCTTGCGTGAGACAGGTGGCGCGGGCGGTGGAGACGCCGCTGGTAGTGGATGCCGACGGGCTGTATGCTTTTTGCGGCCAAGCTGAAATTCTTGCGGGGCGTAAAGTGCCAGCTGTTTTGACGCCCCATCCGGGAGAATTGGCGGCCTTGTTGGAGTGCAGCGCTGCGGAAGTCAATGCGGACCGTTTGGGGATCGCTAAATTAGCGGCGGAAGCCTGGCAGGCAGTGGTAGTGCTGAAAGGAGCGGGAACTGTCATTGCCGCTCCCGGCGGGGAAGCTTGGATTAATCCCACAGGCAACGCAGGTATGGCGACAGGCGGCTGTGGCGATGTGCTGACAGGCATAATTGCATCGCTCTTGGGGCAGGGCATGGCGCCGGATGCAGCTGCGGTGGCAGGGGTTTACCTGCACGGCTTGGCAGGCGATATTGTAGCGGAAACCGGCAGGATCGGCATGGCGGCAGGAGACATTGTCGCCGCTTTGGCGACTGCGCGGCATGCCTTGACGGAGAAAACGGTTTGA
- a CDS encoding CopG family transcriptional regulator, whose amino-acid sequence MSDLRQIVVTLPSSLVQEVGGVAKEKQCSVSQCFEDAVEIYLQARKREQMRRGYEEMAAINLGLAEEAPVVDVECFSLSMMWMEGKS is encoded by the coding sequence ATGTCTGATTTGCGCCAAATCGTTGTCACCCTTCCCAGCTCCTTAGTGCAAGAGGTGGGCGGTGTGGCAAAGGAAAAACAGTGCTCGGTGAGCCAGTGCTTTGAGGATGCCGTGGAAATTTATCTGCAGGCTCGCAAGCGGGAACAAATGCGGCGCGGCTATGAGGAAATGGCTGCCATTAATTTGGGCCTTGCGGAAGAGGCTCCTGTAGTTGATGTGGAATGCTTTTCCTTGTCCATGATGTGGATGGAAGGTAAAAGCTGA
- a CDS encoding type II toxin-antitoxin system PemK/MazF family toxin, producing the protein MAIRRGDVFYANLSPVVGSEQGGHRPVLVVQNDVGNRYSPTVIIAAITSQISKAKLPTHVEVAAQRFQLEKDSVILLEQIRTIDKRRLQEKVTHLDADMMRKVDEALKISLGLIPV; encoded by the coding sequence ATGGCGATACGGCGAGGGGATGTTTTCTATGCAAACCTGAGCCCTGTTGTCGGCTCCGAGCAAGGCGGACACCGGCCAGTGTTGGTTGTGCAGAATGATGTGGGCAATCGCTACAGTCCCACTGTGATTATTGCGGCGATTACTTCACAAATTTCTAAAGCTAAGCTGCCTACGCATGTAGAAGTGGCGGCGCAGCGCTTTCAACTCGAAAAAGACTCTGTTATCTTGTTGGAACAAATCCGGACCATTGATAAGCGAAGGCTGCAGGAGAAAGTGACGCACCTGGATGCCGATATGATGCGTAAGGTAGATGAAGCACTCAAGATCAGTCTGGGGCTGATACCCGTCTGA
- a CDS encoding N-acetylmuramoyl-L-alanine amidase — translation MRRIVRFLCLFLMLLCFSAASVAEAASQATQVQGVKSHVHTDAVTGAAKLRLVLDLNGPLTVPEAAVSATPLPNLTLSLPGVKLGKGVKASYQLDGKIANTAVFKRSGSDLALTVNLPGVVQAGDYKVFTLPADDKAGRPFRVVLDIQLSSAPLTKLKFSAGLKGKVVAIDPGHGGSDSGALGPSGLKEKDVTLAVAMRTKALLEKSGARVIMTRMTDKDVFGPNASNVEELSARTAVANNAKADAFVSIHNDSFSSATASGTSSFYYEKTKYDGMLADCLQEQLLNAGGRNDRGANTANFYVIKRTVMPAALVELAFISNSEEERLLASPTFQQKMANAIVMGLDSFFRKAAASGGVQ, via the coding sequence TTGCGACGCATAGTTCGTTTTTTATGCTTATTTTTGATGCTGCTATGCTTTAGCGCTGCATCTGTGGCCGAGGCGGCCTCCCAGGCTACGCAGGTGCAGGGGGTGAAATCTCATGTGCATACCGATGCGGTGACAGGCGCTGCGAAGCTGCGGCTCGTTTTGGATTTGAACGGGCCTTTGACAGTGCCGGAAGCGGCGGTGTCGGCTACGCCGCTTCCTAATTTGACGTTGTCCTTGCCGGGAGTAAAATTGGGCAAAGGGGTTAAAGCGTCCTATCAATTGGATGGGAAAATTGCCAATACGGCGGTTTTTAAGCGCAGCGGATCGGATCTTGCTTTAACGGTGAATTTGCCGGGGGTGGTGCAGGCGGGAGATTACAAGGTGTTCACCTTGCCGGCGGATGATAAGGCTGGACGTCCTTTCCGCGTTGTGCTGGACATCCAGTTGTCATCGGCGCCTTTGACTAAGTTGAAATTTTCCGCTGGCTTGAAAGGAAAAGTGGTCGCTATTGACCCGGGGCATGGCGGCAGCGATTCAGGCGCTCTTGGGCCGAGCGGCCTTAAAGAGAAGGATGTTACCTTGGCAGTGGCCATGCGCACGAAAGCTCTTTTGGAAAAGTCAGGCGCTCGTGTGATTATGACTCGCATGACGGACAAGGATGTCTTTGGACCTAATGCGAGCAATGTAGAAGAGCTGAGTGCGAGGACGGCAGTGGCGAACAACGCTAAAGCGGATGCGTTTGTCAGTATTCACAACGACTCTTTTAGCAGCGCCACGGCTAGCGGTACTAGCAGCTTCTACTATGAGAAGACGAAATACGACGGCATGCTGGCGGATTGTTTGCAGGAGCAGCTGCTTAATGCCGGCGGGCGCAATGATCGAGGAGCCAATACAGCTAATTTTTATGTAATCAAAAGGACGGTTATGCCTGCTGCCTTAGTGGAATTAGCCTTTATTTCCAATTCGGAAGAAGAACGTTTATTGGCCTCGCCGACGTTTCAACAAAAAATGGCTAACGCCATTGTGATGGGCTTGGATAGCTTTTTCCGCAAGGCCGCAGCGTCAGGGGGTGTCCAATGA
- a CDS encoding GerMN domain-containing protein has protein sequence MMRDITIACFLMAALFLGGCASDMKPSVAQTPATTPGMTATPPAAVLVAPGDTSQPEPGTMRIKVYRGSNDAKWLLPEVFQVKKNDHPARTAMELLAAPPHGSGMVGLLPKEAKIKGLWVKDEIAYVDFSEAIAQSAGSTSERLLVAAIVNTLTEFPEVQSVQFLVEGKRRATLQGHVDISEPLSRSEKIIKR, from the coding sequence ATGATGCGGGATATAACCATAGCTTGTTTTTTGATGGCGGCGCTCTTTTTAGGCGGCTGCGCAAGCGACATGAAACCATCAGTGGCGCAGACGCCGGCAACAACGCCTGGAATGACGGCAACGCCTCCGGCAGCCGTGCTTGTGGCGCCGGGGGATACGTCGCAGCCGGAGCCGGGTACAATGCGCATAAAGGTATACAGAGGGTCTAACGATGCCAAATGGCTGCTGCCGGAAGTTTTTCAAGTGAAGAAAAATGATCACCCGGCCCGAACCGCCATGGAACTGCTGGCGGCTCCGCCTCATGGAAGCGGTATGGTGGGTTTGTTGCCCAAGGAAGCAAAAATCAAGGGGCTGTGGGTTAAAGACGAAATTGCTTACGTGGATTTTAGCGAGGCGATTGCCCAGAGCGCTGGTTCTACGAGCGAACGTCTTTTAGTGGCGGCTATTGTGAATACGTTGACGGAATTTCCCGAAGTGCAAAGCGTACAGTTTTTAGTGGAAGGCAAGCGCCGCGCTACATTGCAGGGGCATGTGGACATTAGCGAACCCCTGAGCCGCTCGGAAAAAATAATTAAACGCTAG
- the thiC gene encoding phosphomethylpyrimidine synthase ThiC gives MATQMQLARQGKITEVMAAVAKAEGMAPEALREKVAAGTVAICANVNHTSLRPFGFGEGLSTKVNANIGTSSAFPDLEPELAKLDAAIAAGAHAVMDLSTGDNIDASRRAIIERSTVAVGTVPIYQATVEAIKSKGSIMEMTADDMLHVIEKQAADGADFMTLHCGITMESIGRLRREGRVMDIVSRGGSFLTGWMLHNNKENPLYERYDDLLDICLRHDATISLGDGLRPGCLADATDRGQLQELLILGELVDRAWAKGVQVLVEGPGHVPYDQIEANVKLQKRLCKGAPFYVLGPLVTDVAPGYDHITAAIGGTLAAAAGADFLCYVTPAEHLALPTIDDVREGVMASRIAAHAADIVKGVPGAKEWDLSMAKARKALDWEGQISLALDPEKARRYRQERNAGNAEACSMCGDYCAMKIVSEHLGKSGGSC, from the coding sequence ATGGCAACACAAATGCAGTTGGCAAGACAAGGCAAGATTACCGAGGTTATGGCCGCAGTAGCTAAAGCGGAGGGGATGGCTCCAGAGGCGTTGCGAGAAAAAGTGGCGGCAGGTACGGTGGCGATATGCGCCAATGTAAATCATACGTCCTTGCGTCCGTTTGGTTTTGGCGAGGGCCTTTCGACCAAAGTAAATGCTAACATCGGCACGTCCAGTGCCTTCCCGGACTTAGAGCCGGAGCTGGCTAAGCTGGATGCAGCTATTGCTGCAGGGGCCCATGCGGTAATGGATTTGTCTACTGGCGATAATATTGACGCGTCCCGGCGAGCGATTATTGAACGATCGACCGTTGCTGTTGGTACAGTACCTATCTATCAAGCTACGGTGGAAGCTATTAAAAGCAAGGGTTCCATTATGGAGATGACTGCAGACGACATGCTGCATGTCATTGAGAAACAGGCGGCGGACGGCGCTGATTTTATGACGCTTCACTGCGGCATTACGATGGAAAGCATCGGCAGGCTGCGCCGGGAAGGTCGCGTGATGGACATTGTCAGCCGCGGCGGTTCGTTCTTGACTGGCTGGATGCTCCATAATAATAAGGAAAATCCCTTGTATGAGCGTTATGATGATTTGCTGGACATCTGTCTGCGTCATGATGCGACCATCAGCTTAGGCGACGGGTTGCGTCCCGGCTGTTTGGCGGATGCCACTGACCGGGGGCAATTGCAGGAATTGCTGATTTTGGGCGAGCTAGTTGACCGCGCCTGGGCCAAAGGCGTGCAGGTGCTTGTGGAAGGACCCGGTCATGTGCCTTATGACCAGATTGAGGCCAATGTGAAGCTGCAGAAGCGCCTTTGCAAAGGCGCTCCGTTCTATGTGCTGGGGCCGTTGGTTACCGATGTGGCCCCAGGTTATGATCATATTACGGCCGCCATTGGCGGTACGCTGGCTGCGGCTGCAGGAGCTGACTTCTTGTGCTATGTGACGCCGGCGGAACATTTAGCGCTGCCGACCATTGACGATGTACGTGAAGGCGTAATGGCTTCGCGGATTGCCGCTCATGCTGCGGATATTGTGAAAGGCGTTCCTGGTGCGAAAGAGTGGGACTTGTCGATGGCGAAAGCCCGTAAAGCCTTGGATTGGGAAGGCCAGATTTCTTTGGCTTTGGATCCGGAAAAAGCGCGCCGCTATCGGCAGGAGCGAAATGCCGGCAACGCGGAAGCTTGTTCCATGTGCGGCGATTATTGCGCCATGAAGATTGTCAGCGAGCATCTGGGAAAATCGGGCGGTTCTTGCTAA
- the thiL gene encoding thiamine-phosphate kinase, producing MKICEVGEFGLIRLLQEETQTPGVIVGIGDDAAVVQPTPDHVTLLTTDMLVEGVHFILTTTDAWSLGWKAMAANLSDIAAMGGNPRHALISLALPQDCQVEFVQHLYQGMRALAKEYNVGIIGGDTVSSLQGLVLNVVVTGEALPQKVCYRSGAQCGDVVVLTGTVGDSAAGLWLLGQKEAQEEPWAKPLQERHLRPRPQVAWGKILGEAGINSLNDISDGLASEANEIAEASGVSIELRAADVPLSPEVLQAAGRARINPLEWALYGGEDYQLLSTMSPDTLAQLQREMPQLPLAVIGTVSRGQGVYLRQSDGQRALLQPRGYNHFQQEDL from the coding sequence ATGAAAATATGCGAAGTAGGCGAATTTGGCCTGATTCGTTTACTCCAGGAGGAAACTCAGACTCCTGGGGTGATTGTCGGTATTGGCGATGACGCCGCTGTAGTGCAGCCGACCCCAGATCATGTGACGCTGTTAACAACCGATATGCTGGTGGAAGGCGTGCATTTTATTTTGACCACTACCGATGCTTGGAGCCTTGGTTGGAAGGCTATGGCGGCCAATCTCAGCGATATTGCCGCCATGGGAGGCAATCCGCGCCATGCGTTGATTTCTTTGGCGCTGCCTCAGGACTGCCAGGTGGAATTTGTGCAACACCTTTATCAAGGCATGCGGGCGCTGGCTAAAGAATATAACGTGGGCATTATTGGCGGGGATACTGTTTCCTCCTTGCAAGGATTGGTCTTAAATGTGGTTGTTACCGGCGAGGCGCTGCCTCAGAAGGTATGTTACCGCAGCGGCGCTCAGTGCGGCGATGTAGTGGTCTTGACCGGTACGGTGGGCGATTCTGCCGCAGGGCTGTGGCTGCTGGGGCAAAAGGAAGCCCAAGAAGAGCCTTGGGCCAAGCCTTTGCAAGAGCGGCATTTACGTCCTAGACCGCAAGTTGCCTGGGGCAAGATACTAGGCGAAGCCGGCATAAACAGCCTCAATGACATTAGCGACGGCTTGGCCAGTGAGGCCAATGAAATCGCCGAAGCCAGCGGGGTGTCTATAGAACTGCGGGCGGCTGACGTTCCGCTTTCGCCAGAGGTGCTGCAGGCTGCGGGGCGGGCTCGGATCAATCCTTTGGAATGGGCTCTTTACGGCGGCGAGGATTACCAGCTTCTTAGCACGATGTCGCCGGATACGCTGGCGCAGCTGCAACGTGAGATGCCGCAGCTTCCTTTGGCGGTGATCGGCACAGTCAGCCGGGGACAGGGAGTCTATTTGCGTCAGAGCGACGGGCAGCGGGCGCTGCTGCAGCCGCGGGGGTATAATCATTTCCAACAGGAGGATTTGTAA
- the tsaE gene encoding tRNA (adenosine(37)-N6)-threonylcarbamoyltransferase complex ATPase subunit type 1 TsaE: MSWKWKTASPEETWKLAQRLGTLLRGKEVLCLSGDLGAGKTLFSQGLASGLGVAEDVTSPTFTLMNVYQSGKGEMYHFDLYRLEDASQLWDIDFYTYVEGRGIALIEWPDAFWEEMPAEHLRVYLRCGAAQDERELELEPHGEGYQRLCEELKADAGIGS; the protein is encoded by the coding sequence ATGTCTTGGAAATGGAAGACGGCGTCGCCGGAGGAAACTTGGAAACTGGCGCAGCGTCTGGGAACGTTGCTGCGCGGCAAAGAAGTGCTTTGTCTTTCCGGTGACCTGGGGGCGGGGAAAACACTTTTTTCGCAAGGCTTGGCTAGCGGTCTAGGCGTGGCGGAGGATGTAACAAGCCCGACCTTTACGTTAATGAACGTATACCAAAGCGGCAAAGGGGAAATGTATCACTTTGACCTGTATCGCTTAGAAGATGCTTCACAGCTTTGGGACATTGATTTTTACACGTACGTAGAAGGGCGGGGCATCGCGCTTATCGAGTGGCCGGATGCTTTTTGGGAGGAAATGCCTGCTGAGCATTTGCGCGTTTATCTGCGCTGTGGCGCGGCGCAGGATGAACGAGAGCTTGAATTGGAGCCCCATGGCGAGGGCTATCAAAGATTGTGTGAGGAGTTGAAAGCAGATGCCGGTATTGGCTCTTGA
- the tsaB gene encoding tRNA (adenosine(37)-N6)-threonylcarbamoyltransferase complex dimerization subunit type 1 TsaB, protein MPVLALETATLVSGVALATESALLAEWKLETTKTHSELLLPHIEMLLQAAQVEKQQLQAVAVSLGPGSFTGLRIGLATAKALAYALGIPLIGVPTLEALAYNCPAPGLLLSPFLDAQKGNVYQGRYRIENGRVVEAQPPRVIAFRTALEELIAAGEPAMALGEGVAWLRQPEYEAWREALVPTPLSVAMPRAASVAALAWQRLQQDDCDEAMTLEPMYIRRSEAEVLWEKRHGREAGAV, encoded by the coding sequence ATGCCGGTATTGGCTCTTGAGACGGCTACTTTGGTTTCCGGCGTAGCTTTAGCGACTGAGTCGGCTCTTTTGGCGGAGTGGAAGCTGGAAACGACGAAAACTCATTCGGAGCTGCTGTTGCCGCATATTGAAATGCTGCTGCAGGCGGCGCAGGTGGAAAAACAGCAGCTGCAGGCAGTGGCGGTCAGTCTTGGCCCCGGATCGTTTACAGGGCTGCGCATCGGCTTAGCGACGGCGAAAGCCTTGGCTTACGCTCTGGGCATTCCCCTTATCGGCGTGCCGACGTTGGAAGCGCTGGCCTATAACTGTCCCGCGCCGGGGCTGTTGTTGTCGCCATTTTTGGATGCGCAGAAAGGTAATGTGTACCAAGGGCGTTATCGCATAGAAAATGGGCGGGTTGTGGAAGCGCAGCCGCCGCGGGTGATAGCCTTCCGGACGGCTCTGGAAGAATTGATTGCAGCTGGCGAGCCAGCCATGGCCTTGGGAGAAGGAGTTGCCTGGCTGCGGCAGCCGGAATATGAAGCCTGGCGGGAGGCTCTCGTGCCTACGCCGTTATCAGTGGCCATGCCGCGCGCCGCCAGTGTAGCGGCCTTAGCCTGGCAGCGGCTGCAACAAGACGACTGTGATGAGGCGATGACCTTGGAACCCATGTACATTCGACGTTCCGAAGCGGAGGTGCTTTGGGAAAAACGACATGGCCGGGAGGCTGGCGCCGTATGA
- the rimI gene encoding ribosomal protein S18-alanine N-acetyltransferase translates to MTVFRKLQHSDLDVVDVINQASFSAPWSKGTMIMELNNPVTCYLALELDGVVIAYAGAWVILDEAHVTNVAVAPEFRRRGYGAQLVAVLKKHCYERGARRMTLEVRRSNVAALRVYEAQGFYQDGVRKGYYSDNGEDALILWNELERGMEDEGTTGTADTGLGNQL, encoded by the coding sequence ATGACGGTTTTTCGTAAACTGCAGCACAGCGATCTGGATGTAGTAGATGTGATTAACCAGGCGTCCTTTTCCGCTCCTTGGAGCAAGGGGACTATGATTATGGAGCTTAACAACCCGGTGACCTGTTATTTGGCTCTGGAGTTGGATGGCGTTGTCATCGCCTATGCCGGCGCCTGGGTGATTCTGGACGAGGCCCATGTTACCAATGTGGCCGTAGCGCCTGAATTTCGCCGCCGCGGTTATGGCGCGCAATTGGTAGCAGTGCTGAAAAAACACTGCTACGAGCGAGGCGCCAGGCGCATGACGCTGGAAGTGCGCCGCAGCAATGTGGCGGCTTTGCGAGTCTATGAAGCGCAGGGATTTTATCAGGACGGTGTGCGTAAGGGATATTACAGCGATAACGGAGAAGATGCGCTCATTCTTTGGAATGAGCTGGAACGGGGAATGGAAGATGAAGGAACAACAGGAACGGCTGACACTGGCCTTGGAAACCAGCTGTGA
- the tsaD gene encoding tRNA (adenosine(37)-N6)-threonylcarbamoyltransferase complex transferase subunit TsaD yields the protein MKEQQERLTLALETSCDETSAAVIRGGREILSNVISSQILLHRKYGGVVPEIASRKHIEHVLPVVDEALKEAGATLQDIDVLGVTYGPGLVGALLVGVATAKALSFAMDKPLVGVHHLEGHIFANFLAHADLEPPFMALVVSGGHTSLIHVRSYSELILLGQTRDDAAGEAFDKVARVMGLPYPGGPHIDELARKGRADAIAFPRALSGNQQLEFSFSGLKSAVLNYLNSVKQKGESYVPADVAASFQQAVVDILGEKTLLAMQTLKLDKLVLAGGVAANSGLRQHLQNLCQQHGWELLYPPPVLCTDNAAMIACRAHYQYACGGPLADLHLNAVPSLPLGTVE from the coding sequence ATGAAGGAACAACAGGAACGGCTGACACTGGCCTTGGAAACCAGCTGTGACGAAACTTCCGCCGCTGTTATTCGGGGCGGCCGGGAAATTTTGTCCAATGTTATTTCCAGCCAGATACTTTTACATCGGAAATATGGCGGTGTTGTGCCGGAGATTGCTTCACGCAAGCATATTGAGCATGTTCTGCCGGTGGTGGATGAAGCGCTCAAAGAGGCTGGCGCAACGTTGCAGGATATAGATGTTTTAGGTGTAACCTACGGGCCGGGGCTGGTCGGCGCCTTACTGGTCGGCGTGGCCACGGCTAAAGCGCTTTCTTTTGCTATGGACAAGCCCCTAGTAGGCGTGCATCATTTGGAAGGACATATTTTTGCCAACTTTTTGGCTCATGCGGACCTAGAGCCTCCTTTTATGGCGCTGGTGGTATCGGGCGGACATACCTCGCTGATTCATGTGCGCAGCTACAGCGAACTTATTTTGCTGGGGCAAACCCGCGACGATGCTGCCGGGGAGGCTTTTGACAAGGTGGCCAGGGTGATGGGCCTTCCTTATCCGGGGGGGCCGCATATTGATGAATTGGCCCGCAAGGGACGTGCGGACGCCATTGCCTTTCCCAGGGCGCTGTCCGGCAACCAGCAGTTGGAATTCAGTTTTAGCGGTTTGAAATCGGCGGTGCTTAACTACTTAAACAGTGTAAAACAAAAAGGAGAATCCTACGTGCCGGCCGATGTGGCCGCCAGTTTCCAGCAGGCGGTAGTGGACATTCTGGGCGAGAAAACCTTGTTGGCTATGCAAACGTTGAAGCTGGACAAACTCGTTCTGGCGGGCGGCGTGGCGGCCAATTCGGGCTTGCGGCAGCATTTGCAGAACTTGTGCCAACAGCATGGCTGGGAGCTTTTGTATCCGCCGCCGGTGCTTTGCACCGATAACGCGGCTATGATTGCCTGCAGGGCCCATTATCAATATGCCTGCGGCGGGCCATTGGCGGATTTGCATCTTAATGCGGTTCCGTCGTTGCCGCTGGGAACGGTAGAATAA